The Nitrospirota bacterium genome includes a region encoding these proteins:
- a CDS encoding polysaccharide biosynthesis/export family protein, with product MKRIGAVVLVFMLLPLAAYAGDYVIGDGDTLHLSVWGVKDLTLSVKVRPDGKITVPALGEVTASGLTPTDLQSQLTERLKSLVRNPIVTVIVEGITNSKVFIFGNGVRPGVFELTRRTTLLQLLCLVGDVRIADLRKAYVLRNGVKIKEDFHKLFIEGDINEDITIETNDVVFMPAYQEKNVYVAGAVNAPRFIEHRDGLTIMDAILEAGWFSKFAKQNDVTIFRRDGAKGTTTIPVKVKNLMQDGDLNQNIKLLPGDYIIVKEGIF from the coding sequence ATGAAACGCATCGGAGCAGTGGTCCTGGTTTTCATGCTTCTGCCGCTTGCAGCATACGCAGGAGACTACGTAATCGGCGACGGCGATACCCTTCACCTCTCGGTGTGGGGCGTCAAAGACCTCACCCTCTCGGTCAAGGTGCGGCCGGACGGGAAGATTACGGTCCCGGCCCTCGGGGAAGTGACGGCGAGCGGGCTCACGCCGACGGACCTGCAGTCCCAGCTGACGGAACGGCTGAAGAGCCTCGTCAGGAACCCCATCGTCACGGTCATCGTCGAGGGCATTACGAACAGCAAGGTCTTCATCTTCGGCAACGGCGTCAGGCCCGGCGTCTTCGAGCTGACCCGGCGCACCACCCTCCTGCAGCTGCTCTGTCTCGTAGGGGACGTGCGGATCGCCGACCTCCGGAAGGCCTATGTGCTCCGTAACGGCGTCAAGATAAAGGAGGACTTCCACAAGCTCTTCATCGAGGGCGATATCAACGAGGACATCACGATCGAGACGAACGACGTGGTCTTCATGCCCGCGTACCAGGAGAAGAACGTCTATGTCGCGGGAGCGGTGAACGCTCCCCGTTTCATCGAGCACCGCGACGGCCTGACCATCATGGACGCCATCCTCGAGGCGGGGTGGTTCTCGAAGTTCGCGAAGCAGAACGACGTCACCATCTTCAGGCGCGACGGCGCGAAGGGGACCACCACCATTCCCGTAAAGGTCAAGAACCTGATGCAGGACGGCGATCTGAACCAGAACATAAAGCTTCTGCCCGGCGACTACATCATCGTCAAAGAGGGCATCTTTTAG